Within Bacteroidia bacterium, the genomic segment TACCTGATGCGCCTTCCTGTAAAAGCTGTGTGAATGTAGATTGAGAAATTTGCTCAAAACGCCTTTTAGCATCTTCATTTGCTGTTTCACCGTATATTTTTCCTGATGGCGCTTCGGGATATTGCGCGTAGTATGTTCTCTCGCGCAGTGCTTTTATCGCATTTTCTAAAATGGCTTTATGTTTCATAGTTCAAAATTAAGAATTCTGTTGAGATAAAATAGTATTTTTTGTTTGGTTAAGAATATCCACAGCTCGTTCAAGAGTAGATGCCTCTGCATATACTCGTAAAATAGGTTCTGTGCCAGAAGGGCGTATCATGACCCATTCTCCATTTTCAAAATGGAACTTATATCCATCTATACTCTCTATACTTTTTACTTGTAAATTGCCAAAATGCGTATAAGCATTATTTTTACAGTGTGTGAGAATATGTTGTTTTTCGCTTTCAGAAACATGTAGATCGTAACGCTCCATAGCAAAAGTACCTATTTCATCGTAAATAGTTTGAACAAGTTCAGAAAGTTTTTTACCTGTTTTAGCCATAAATTCCATAATCGTCAGACCTATAAAAATTCCATCACGTTCAGGAACGTTGCCAATAATTGCAATACCTCCCGATTCTTCACCTCCTACAATTACTTTTTCGTTTAGCATAATTTGACAAATGTACTTGAATCCAATTTTGGTAACTTGGTGCGGTAAATTGTATTTTTTGCATAATTCTGAAATTTTTTGCGTGCAAGAAAAAGTAGTAACTACTTTGCCAGATAAGCCTTTTTGTTTGTGAAGGTAATAAATGAGCAGCAGTAAAATATGATGTGAGTCTATGAATTTTCCATTTTCATCATACAAGCCGATTCGGTCTGCATCGCCGTCAGTAGCCAAGCCTATTACTAATTGGTCTTTCGGCTGTATTTTAGCTATTTGAGATACAGTTTTAGAAAGTTGAATAAGATTTTTGTGAATAGGTTCAGGGGCTTGCCCCATAAAAGAAGGATTATACTCACAGCGTAAAAAAGTGCCATTCAGTCCTAAATGTTGTAATACTCGTTGCCCTGCGCCGTACATTGCGTCGTAAACCACGTGAATCTTTTTTCTAATAAGTTCAATATCAAAATTTTGTTTGAGGTGATTAAGATAGAGTGTTTCAAAGTTTTCTTTTTCAATACCAGCAGGGCTGAAGTTTGTATCAATAGGTGTGTCAATCAGACTTTCTATTTCGCTAATCATTTCAGGTGTGGCAGGACCGCCGAAGTAACCTTTTATTTTGTAGCCGTTATATTCAGGCGGATTATGGCTGGCAGTAATGATAATACCTGCGGCACAATTAAAATGAACCGTAGCCAAAGAAACCATTGGCGTAGAACAAAAATCCGTGCTTAAAATAACTCGTATTCCCATTTGGCTAAGTATATCTGCTACGTGCTGTGCGAACTTTGCACCCATGAATCGGCAGTCGTATCCTACGGCAACTGTCAATTTGTTTGGATAATTTTTGCGTATCCACAAACCTGTGGCTTTGGCTACGCGAGATAAATTTTGCAGAGTAAAATCTTCGGCTATAATAGCTCGCCAGCCATCTGTACCAAATATTATTTTTGGTGCTGTCATGGTTAGGTAGGCAAAGATAAACAAAAACTTAAATATGATACTTTTTAGTATTTTTGTGTGTGAGCTGGTTAGATTTCATTTTTTCAAATAAAGAAAAAGAAGCAGAATCCCCTGCAAAAGCTTTGCTCAAAAAGCTGGATAGCGTTTTAATTGTCCAAACTATAACTGAAATAGAAAACC encodes:
- a CDS encoding phosphoglucomutase/phosphomannomutase family protein, which produces MTAPKIIFGTDGWRAIIAEDFTLQNLSRVAKATGLWIRKNYPNKLTVAVGYDCRFMGAKFAQHVADILSQMGIRVILSTDFCSTPMVSLATVHFNCAAGIIITASHNPPEYNGYKIKGYFGGPATPEMISEIESLIDTPIDTNFSPAGIEKENFETLYLNHLKQNFDIELIRKKIHVVYDAMYGAGQRVLQHLGLNGTFLRCEYNPSFMGQAPEPIHKNLIQLSKTVSQIAKIQPKDQLVIGLATDGDADRIGLYDENGKFIDSHHILLLLIYYLHKQKGLSGKVVTTFSCTQKISELCKKYNLPHQVTKIGFKYICQIMLNEKVIVGGEESGGIAIIGNVPERDGIFIGLTIMEFMAKTGKKLSELVQTIYDEIGTFAMERYDLHVSESEKQHILTHCKNNAYTHFGNLQVKSIESIDGYKFHFENGEWVMIRPSGTEPILRVYAEASTLERAVDILNQTKNTILSQQNS